One Penaeus monodon isolate SGIC_2016 chromosome 37, NSTDA_Pmon_1, whole genome shotgun sequence genomic region harbors:
- the LOC119596329 gene encoding UPF0545 protein C22orf39 homolog codes for METEVAIEELAKHPKLSWLVRPCERYKEEYGDCTSIKAKFHQYFIYGETIDCSQWKKDYNNCIDYRKKKDMEALTAVIESEKDRRSNRLRGHYGNTVWEKRDSPPEDWNKELPEWFEKEREISFLALKCRELKEGKSSSNSMSTCTIL; via the exons atggaaacAGAGGTTGCCATTGAGGAACTTGCAAAACATCCAAAACTATCATGGCTT GTAAGACCTTGTGAACGTTACAAAGAGGAGTATGGAGACTGTACAAGCATCAAGGCAAAATTTCACCAGTATTTTATCTATGGGGAAACAATAGACTGTTCGCAGTGGAAGAAAGACTACAATAACTGTATTGACTACAGAAAGAAGAAGGATATGGAGGCACTG ACAGCTGTAATAGAGAGTGAGAAGGATCGCCGAAGCAATAGATTACGAGGTCACTATGGCAACACAGTTTGGGAGAAGAGAGATTCACCCCCGGAAGACTGGAATAAGGAACTTCCCGAATGgtttgaaaaggaaagagag ATATCTTTTCTAGCACTGAAATGCAGAGAACTGAAGGAAGGCAAGAGTTCCAGTAATTCTATGTCAACTTGCACCATATTATGA
- the LOC119596206 gene encoding malectin-A-like, whose translation MENKRYIHPLLLLLTFIAKASGLGEVIYAVNAGGDAHIDVYGVRYEKDPLTGKVGTASDFGKQLVIGRVPPGDQVFDVSMNGDLTVIPALDIFGRVGRGVAHDEYVPFTIAGNTLIVGGQETTLRGSKLRVDFVKGYRDNPKVNAIFVIKGRLDDVPKLQPLPREEDLDNDIEEPRPNTNSLNQNANNQNNKQQSTAKRRPSGPRTPDPYASDDTSSMLPVFVAIGAAVPILFCLCKL comes from the exons atggaaaataaaagatatattcatCCTTTGCTCTTATTATTGACTTTTATTGCCAAGGCGAGTGGTCTTGGAGAGGTCATATATGCTGTGAATGCAG GTGGTGATGCACACATAGATGTTTATGGAGTGAGATATGAGAAGGACCCTCTAACGGGGAAGGTTGGAACGGCATCAGATTTCGGAAAGCAGCTGGTCATTGGGAGAGTCCCGCCAGGAGATCAG GTGTTTGATGTATCTATGAATGGAGACCTGACAGTTATTCCAGCACTGGACATCTTTGGTCGTGTAGGACGTGGTGTAGCACATGATGAGTATGTTCCCTTCACCATTGCCGGCAACACGCTCATAGTTGGAGGGCAGGAAACCACCCTCCGAGGTAGTAAACTCAGGGTTGATTTTGTCAAG GGCTATAGGGATAACCCGAAAGTAAATGCAATCTTTGTCATAAAAGGAAGACTTGATG ATGTTCCCAAGCTACAGCCATTACCCAGAGAAGAGGATTTAGATAATGACATCGAGGAGCCACGACCAAACACCAACAGCTTGAACCAAAATGCCAATAACCAAAATAACAAACAGCAGTCTACGGCCAAACGTCGCCCTAGTGGGCCCCGGACCCCAGACCCATATGCCTCAGATGACACTAGCTCAATGCTGCCTGTGTTTGTGGCTATTGGGGCAGCTGTGCCCATTCTCTTTTGTCTGTGCAAACTGTGA
- the LOC119596207 gene encoding piggyBac transposable element-derived protein 4-like, with protein sequence MKGVDVGDQMASYYPTACCSKVWYRSVFFFLYVMAIVNAWAIHCALGLEESQKAFQVGLTSELMGQFRKGADSTPHRAVPCPSTAAPPRNRMHYVSQIPGKRRRCRVCSRHGRKQSSRNYSADCNVGLCTYGCFEEWHATLSCKMGRKTGAYALIWSPTVSGVYRGPLKRPIAAIFVTWKVGCMALRKHLLQVG encoded by the exons ATGAAAGGTGTTGACGTTGGTGATCAGATGGCCAGTTACTACCCAACGGCCTGCTGCTCCAAGGTCTGGTACAGGagtgtcttctttttcctctacgtCATGGCCATTGTCAATGCCTGGGCCATCCATTGTGCCCTGGGATTGGAGGAATCACAGAAGGCATTCCAAGTTGGCCTCACCTCTGAGCTCATGGGGCAGTTCAGAAAAGGGGCTGACTCTACTCCTCATAGAGCTGTGCCGTGCCCATCTACGGCCGCTCCTCCTCGTAATCGAATGCACTATGTCTCTCAGATACCTGGCaagaggaggaggtgcagggTGTGCTCTAGGCATGGTCGCAAACAGAGCAGCAGGAACTACTCCGCAGACTGCAACGTTGGTTTATGCACTTATGGGTGTTTTGAAGAGTGGCACGCCACTTTGA GCTGTAAAATGGGGCGTAAAACTGGAGCTTACGCTCTGATTTGGTCGCCAACAGTGAGTGGAGTGTACAGGGGTCCCCTGAAGCGGCCAATTGCTGCTATATTTGTTACCTGGAAAGTAGGGTGTATGGCACTACGGAAGCACCTGTTGCAAGTGGGTTAA